CGAAAACCACCAATCTCGATCTGGCGCGCTTCGAGCGGCATTTCACGATGAACAGCGCCTGCGGTGTCTGCGGACGCGCGCAACTCGAGTCGCTGCGCGACCTGGGCGCGCAACCGATCGAAGATGAGCTGCAGCTCGCTGCCCGGGGGCTCTACCCGCTGCCCGAGCGCATGCGCGACGCGCAGCGCGTTTTCGCGTCGACCGGGGGATTACACGCCGCGGCGCTCTTCGACGAGAAGGGCGACACCATCGCCGTTCGAGAGGACATCGGCCGCCACAACGCCGTCGACAAGCTCGTAGGATGGGCATTCCTGGCCGCGCGGATGCCGCTGCGGCGATCCATCTTGATGGTCAGCGGACGCGCGAGCTATGAGATTCTGCAAAAAGCGGTCATGGCTCGCGTGCCGATTGTGGCCTCGGTCTCGGCGCCGAGCAGCCTCGCGGTTGAGCTCGCGCGCGAGTTTAACGTCACGCTCGTCGGCTTCTTACGCGGCGAACGCGCGAACCTGTATTCCGCGCCGCAGCGCATCGTCTAGACGAGCTCTTGGGTCAGGTTGCGCTCGACGAAGTCGTTGAGTATGGCGTTGAACGCTTCGGGATTGTCGGCGTTGGCGACGTGACCGGCAGCGGGTATACAGGTGAGCTCGGAGCCTCGAATTCCGGACGCGATTTCCTCGGCTAGCGCGCGCGGCGCAATCGTATCGTACTCGCCGTACGCGACGAGCGTCGGGACGTCGATACTCGACAATAGGTCGCGATAATCGCCGGTCCACGTCGCTTGCGTTGCCGCCATGAAGCATTCGGTTGTTTTGCAGCCGTACTGCTCGATCGTTTCATGCAGACGTTGCGGCGGTAATCCGAGCTTAGCTGCGCGCAACTCACCGAACGCGCGCATGTCGCCGATTTCCAGGGCTTGCGCTCTGACTTGCCGCGCGTACTCCTCTCCCTGCGGATAACGGGCAAACGTTCCCAGCAGCACCATCCCCGTAATTCGCCGGCGAGCGCTTCGCCAAAGCTCGAACGCCACCACACCGCCCAAGCTGCAGCCGACGACGACGAAGCGCGGCGCGCGCAGGGCGTCGGCGATGGCCAGCACGTCGCCGGCATAGCCATCGCGCGTAATGAGCGCAGGATCTGGATCGGGCTTCTGCGTTCCGTTTCCGCGCAACTCGACTGCTGCGCAGAGCCGCCGATCGCTCAACGCCCGGAGTTGGTAGTCCCAAATCGCCCCCGTCGAGCCCACGCCGTGCACGAAGAGCAATGGCAGAGCACCGACCGCACCGGCGTTCTGCGGACCAGCGAGCCGAGCCGCGGCGATCACGCCGCCGCACGCTTGCGCGCGACGAAGGCGCGCACGTATTCCAGCGGTTGCGCGTTGAGCACGTCGGCTTTCGTCAGCCCCGCGCGGCGAGCCTGACCGATTGCGAACTCGACCGCCGCGAGATCGCGCGTGCGATGGGCGTCACTATCGAGGGCCAAGGTGACGCCAAAACTTTTCGCCTTACGCGCGAGCGGCGCCGGCAGATCCAAACGAGCGGCTTGGCCGTCGATTTCGAGCGCGGTTCCGGTGCGTGCGGCCGCCGCGAAAACGGCGTCGCAATCGAATTCGTATCCCGGCGAAGCATCGAACCGCCGGCCCGTCGGATGTCCGATGATCGTTACGTAGGGGTTCTCACAGGCTCGAACGAGGCGCGCCGTCATCTCCTCGCGCGACTGACGGGTCGCCGAATGCACCGACCCGATGACCAGATCGAGCCTTGCCAGAGTTTCGTCGCCGAAGTCGAGCGAGCCGTCGGGCAGAATGTCGACTTCACTGGCGCACAAGGTACGAATCCCGTGCCGCTCGCCTAAGTCTTCGATGGCGGCTCGCTGCTCCAGCAGCTTGTGGGGGTCCATGCCGAGGCGCCCGCGCCCGTGCGAATGATCGCTGATTGCGTGATATTCGTAGCCGCGGGCCGCGGCCGCCGCGATCATCGCCTCGAGCGTATCGTCGCCGTCGCTCCAGACCGTGTGCATGTGAAAATCGCCGCGCAGATCGGTCAGCTCGACGAGCGCGGGTATCGCGCCGGCGCGCGCGAGGTCGATCTCATCGAGCCCGCTGCGAAGTTCCGGGGGAATGTACTGCATCCCCAAGGCAGCATAGACGCCGGTCTCGTCGGTACAGGTGACGACCTCGCCGTTCTCAAGATTGAGAATACCGTTTTCGCTGACGCGCAGGCTGGCGCGCACGGCGTGTTCGCGCAGTTTGATGTTGTGTTCGCGCGAACCGGTAAAGTGCTGCAAAAGGTTGCCGTACAGATGATCGGGCAAGACGCGCAGATCGATCTGCAAGCCTCCGGGAAGCCAAATGCTCGCCTTGGTTGGCCCTTCCGCCAGCACGGCTTGCGCGCGCGCCCACGTCGTGAAGTGTGCGATGACGGCGGCGGCGTTCGGCGACGTGCAGACCAAATCGATGTCGCCGACGGTGGTTTCGCAGCGACGAAGGCTTCCGGCGTAGAGTAATCGTTCGAGCGGCGGCCCGGCACGGACGTACTCCATCGCCTCGCTCGCAATCGTCCGTGCGGCGGGCAACGGGGTGCGCCGTTGGCGTCCGCGATACGCAAGAATTCCACGACGCCAGTTTTCGATCGTCTTACTGCCCAATCGAGGGACGCCGGCGAGCCTTCCGCCGGCGATTGCGGCCTCGAGATCCGCCAACGACGCGATTGCATAATCGGTGAAGAGCAAAGCGGCAGTCTTCGTTCCTATTCCGCTCACGCCGAGCACTTCCAACAGCGATGGGGGAAAGCGCTCGTGAAGCGCATCGAGCTGATCGGTCGTGCCCGTGCGCACGAGTTGCTCGATGGCCGCACCGATCGACTTGCCCACACCCGGAAGCTTGAAATGTTCTCCCGCGTCGACCAGATCCCGAAGCGGCGGCGCATTTTCAACGGACGCGGCGGCCTTTTCGTAGGCCATGTATTTGTAGAATGAGTCTCCGGCCATCTCCATGAGCGTACGGATCTCCAGCAGCTTCTGCGCGACCTCGGTGTTCGAAAGCACGGATGGTGGGAGTTGGCCGAGGGCGCCGAATGATACTGCATGCCCCTGCTTCGTATGCGCGATGCGACGTTTGCGACGGTGGGCGACCGCGTCGGACCGATCAGCATCGACCTTCACCACGGCGGGCGCGCGGCGCTCGTCTGCGCCTGCGCGCGCGACGCGCAGATCGTCTCGCTGCTCGCGGCCGGCATCGTCAAGGCGTCGAGCGGATGCGTGCTCATCGACGATTACGACCCTCGGGTACAGTCGGTGGCGTGCAAGCGCGCCGCGGCACTCGTTCCACACGAACCGTTCGCTCTCGACGAAAGAGAGTTTGCGCGCTACGTCGCCTACCGCGCGGCGCTGTGGAACGTTGAGTTACGGCGCGCGCAGTTGCATGCCAGCCTCTTGCGAAAGCGCCTTGCACCGATGCACGAAGCCTTTGCGTATCCATTGATCGGCGCGTTGATCGGCATGCCGAAACTCCTGATTATCGATCGCCCCGCACCAGTCTACGCACCTACGATTCTCAATGCCACGCGAGGGCGAGCCCTGTTGACGGTCCATGCCGACGCCGCTGCCGCGCGAGCCTTCGCATCCAATGTCGAGAGCGTGGCGGCGGGCGGACGATCGTGAGAATGCGCCCCTTGCTTGGGGTGTTGCAGGCGCGGCTCTTCGCCCAGCGTCGCATCGTTTTCTATTCGTGCGCCGCCGCATTCGTCGCGGGTCTTTGCCAACCGACCGGCATCGCCGCGCCGCTGTTTCTCTGCTCGCTGCTGGGAATCGCATTGGCGCTGGCGCAAAGTCCCGGCCTTCATCCGCATCTGGACTATTGCGAGCAGAGCGCGCCGCTCTTCGGACGCGAACTCGCGCGCGCGAAGGCGCTCGTTCCGTGCGTCGCCGCAGCAATCGCCGCGCTCGTTTTCATTATCGCGCAAGCGCTTCGCGGCACGGGCGGCTTGCCGCTCACGTTGGCGATCGCGCTCGCCGCGCTCGTCGCGGCTACATTGACGGCACTGTCGGCGACGATTCGCCGTGGCGCTTCTCGCGTGCTCTACGTCGCGCTTGCCGCGGCGACGAGTTGCGCGGCGTACGCGTTCGTCGCCGTCGTCCATTCCCTCGTGGGAGAGCTTGTGTTTTGCGCCGTCGTTGCGTTCTTGGCCTTGCGCCAGTACGGGGAAACGCTGGCGCGCTACGACCCGATTTGAGCGGGCGTCGCGGTCGCGAGCTTTTCGAGCATCGCGCGGTTGAACTGAACGAGATCGTCGGAACCGCGCGTCGAGACCCAGTTCGAATCGGTGACGGTCGGTTGATCGCGGTAGAGGCCGCCGGCGTTTCGAATATCGTCGGCGATCGAATGAACGCCGGTGACCTGACGACCGCGAACGATCTGCGCGGAAATGAGGACTTGCGGCCCATGCCCGATGGTGAACATCGGTTTTTTCAGCGTGTCGAATTCGCGCACCAAACGCTGCACCTGCGCGTCGGTTCGAATCCGATCCGGTGACGTGCCCCCGGGAATGAGCAACGCGTCAAAATCTTCGGCAGTGCAGTCGCCAACGAGCTCGTCGGCGCGCAGGCTCTGACCGTCGTCGAGACCTCGTTTGCCACGAATGCGCTGACGCGCACGCTCGTCGACTCCGACAATTGTCACGACGGCACCGCCCTCTTCGAGCGCCCGCCGAGGTTCTGCCAGCTCGATCTCTTCGAATCCGTCACCGACCAGTGCGGCGACGCGCTTGCCTTCAACTCCTTGCATATCGGCCCGGTGATTCGCGCCGCTCTCTAGTGGACCTTCGCTCGCAGCGCATGGCGCGGAAAACCTAACCGAAGAGTCCGCGGACGAGTCCGCCGTCGACTGAGATTGTCTGGCCCGTAATGTAGCGCGCCGGTTCGCCGCACAAAAATGCAACAGCTGGCGCGAATTCGTCGGGCGTCGCGACGCGGCCGATCGGTACGTCGCGACCCGCATCGAGCAGCTTGCTCTCGTCGTTGCCGTAGAGCGAGCGCAGCCGGTCCGTTTCGATGCGGCCCGTCGCGATGCAGTTAACGGTAACGCCGTCGCCGGCTATTTCAACCGCAAGCGTTCGCAATGCCGCGACGAGCGCCGTCCGAAATGCGTTCGAGAGTACGAGCGCGTCGATGGGCTGCTTCACGGCCGTCGAGGTCAACGCCACGATGCGTCCCCAGCGCCGCTCCCGCATCGGCGCAACGACGCGTTCGAGAACGAGCAGCATGCCGCGCAATAACAACCTATACGCGGCGTCCCAGTCGGCGCCAGTCATTTCGGTAAATCGGCCAGGCTTGGGACCGCCGCCGTTGAGAACGACGATCTCGGGATCGCCGAAGACGCGATGCACTTCGTCCAGCATCGCCGCGATGGAATCGGCATCTTGCAAATCGAGGGCAAATGCTCGCGCGTCGGGCGCACCGCAACGTTTGGACTCCGCAGCGACGCCTTCGAGTCGCTCGAGATTGCGCGCGGCTAATGCCACGCGCACGCCTTCGCGGGCGAGCGCAATCGCGACGGCGGCGCCGAGCCCGGCGCTTGCGCCGGCGACGAGCGCCGTTCGTCCGCGGATACCGAAGTCCACGCAGGAGCGCTTTGTTTGCCGATTCGGGCGCACCTTGCGCCGGCGGCCCCGCTTTGGTATTCTATGCCGGTCGCCGGGACGGTGAAGACCTCTGTACCCGTGCGAGACCATCCTGCTCAAGGAGATTCAAGCGTGCCCCTGACCAAAGAACAGAAGTCGGAGATCGCCGGCAAGTACGGACGCGGATCGAACGATACCGGATCGGCGGAAGTCCAGATCGCCGTGCTGACCGCTTCCATCAATCAGCTCACCGAGCATCTCAAGGTCCATAAAAAGGATCACCACAGCCGCCGGGGATTGTTGTTGCAAGTCGGCCAACGCCGGCGCTTGCTCAACTATCTGCACGCGAAGGATCTCGAGCGCTATCGCACCTTGATATCGCAGCTCGGCCTGCGCCGGTAAAGGTCCCCTATCGTTTCTTGCGGCCGTGGGCGCGGCGCACCGCCGCCTCGATCGCGCCGACGCCCATGCCGTAAAACTCGATGAGCTCGCCGGGATCGCCGGATTGCCCAAACGTGTCGTCGACGCCGACGAACTCCATCGGCGTGGGTTGCCGCCGCACTAGGATCTCCGCAACGCGCGAGCCCATTCCGGCGTGCTGTTGATGTTCTTCGACGGTCACGATCGCGCCGCAGCGATGCGCCGCTTCGACGATGGCTGCTTCGTCCATCGGTTTGACGGTATGGTTGTTCACCACGCGGCACTCGATGCCGTCTTCGCGAGCGAGCCGGTCTGCGGCAACCAATGCGTTGTAGACGAGGATACCGCACGCGACGATTGCAACGTCGTCGCCCTCGCGAAACGTCTGCGCCTTGCCGATTTCAAACGGCGTTTCCTCGGTCGTGAACAGCGCCGACTTCTCGCGGCCGAAGCGTAGATACGTGGGTCCGCACCTCGAGGAAACGGCAAGGGTCGCTTTTTTCGTCTGCGCCGCATCGCATGGCACAACGACGGTCATATGGGGAATGACGCGCATGATCGCGATGTCTTCGATCGCTTGATGCGTCGCGCCGTCGGGGCCGACCGAGACACCCGCGTGCGCGCCCGCGATCTTGACGTTCGTCTCGTTCAGCGCCATGATCGTGCGCACTTGCTCCCACGACCGGCCGGGATTGAACATCGCGTAGCTGGCAATCCACGGCACCTTGCCGACCGATGCGAGACCACCCGCCATCGCGACGAGCATCTGCTCGGAGACACCGATCTCGATATATTGCTGCGGATGAGCCTTCTTGAAGCCCTCGAACCGTGTCGATTCTGAAAGGTCGGCGCAGATCCCCAAGATGTTGCGATCGCGCGCTCCCGCTTCGATTAGTCCTTCTCCGAAGCCGTTTCGCGTTGGGACTTGTTTGAGCTCATCGCCGTTACGATAATCTAATAGGTGCATCGTCGCCGAAGCGAGGTCGTCGATCCGTGTATCGCTACTCATGAGCGAGGATCTCGTCGCGCTGCGCCGCAAGCTCGAGCAATGCCCGCTCCGCTTGCTGCGCGTTGGGCGGCTTTCCGTGCCAGGTATAGTCGCCTTCCATGAACGAGACGCCCTTGCCCGGCACGGTATGCGCGATGATGACTTGCGGTTTGCCGACGACTGCCGTCGCGCGCTGCGCCGTTTCGACGAATTCCGCCATGTCGTTGCCGTCGCACTCCAAGACTTCCCAGTTGAAAGCTCGATACTTATCGACGAGCGGTTCGAGCGGCATCACGTCTTCCGTGCTGCCGTCGATCTGAATGAAATTACGATCGACGATCGCGGTGAGATTGTCGAGGCCGAACTTGGCGCCGGTCAGCACCGCCTCCCAATGCAGACCGCACTGATGCTCCGCGTCTGACGTCACGACCCAAACGCGGAATTTCTTGCCATCCAGCTTGGCGCCATACGCCATGCCCACGCCTTGCGCAAGCCCTTCGCCCAGCGGGCCCGACGTCGTTTCGACCGACGGCAGACGTACGCGTTCTGGGTGACCTTGAAGCCGCGTGCCGAACTTGCGCAACGTCGTCAGTTCGTCGAGCGGAAAGTAGCCGAAATTGGCCATCGCGGAATATCGCACCGGCGCTATGTGCCCGCACGAGAGCAGCAGACGGTCGCGCTCGGGCCACTCCGGATTTTCGGGATCGTGACGCATCAAATGACCGTAGAGCGCGGTAAAGACATCGGACATGTCGAGCGGCCCGGCGGAGTGCCCCGAGCCCGCGGCCAGTAGCGAACGAATGATGCCTTGACGCACATCGTTCGCCTTGAGCTTGAGTTCTCTCAAGCCCTCACGGGCAAGGGTTCGCATGGAGGGCCGTTTTGGGCAGGTCGCTGCTCGGCCCTGCCGAATGCAGACGCGTCAAACAAAAGAATAATTTAGTTCGAATTTAGGAGAAACTGTGCCCGATTCCGTAAGTTTAACGGTCGGCGGGCGCACGATGACCATCGAAACCGGCGAACTAGCGAAGCAAGCAAACGGCTCCGCGTTGGTTCGTTATGGCGATCAAAACGTCGTGCTCTGCGCCGTTACTGCCTCCGAGAAGCCTCGTGAAGGCATCGACTTCTTTCCACTCACCTGCGATTTCGAAGAGAAGATGTACGCTGCCGGGAAGATCCCCGGCGGTTACATCAAGCGCGAAGGACGTCCTCCCGAGCACGCCGTGATCAGTTCGCGACAAATCGATCGCCCGATTCGTCCGCTCTTTCCCGACGGCTTTCGCAACGACGTGCAAATCGTCGCAACGGTGCTATCGATCGATCCCGAGCTCGACGCCGATGTTCTCGGCGTCTGCGCCGCCGGCGCGGCACTTGCGCTGAGCGACATTCCGTTCGAGAAGACGGTCGCCGCCGTACGCGTCGGCCGCGACGAGGATGGCAACTATCTTTGCAATCCAACGCTGCCGCAGTACGCGACCGGCGGCATGGATATCGTCATCGCCGGAACGCAGGATGCCGTGATGATGGTCGAAGGCGGCGGTAATGAAATAACCGAGGAAGATTTTCTAGG
This Candidatus Eremiobacterota bacterium DNA region includes the following protein-coding sequences:
- a CDS encoding alpha/beta fold hydrolase; amino-acid sequence: MIAAARLAGPQNAGAVGALPLLFVHGVGSTGAIWDYQLRALSDRRLCAAVELRGNGTQKPDPDPALITRDGYAGDVLAIADALRAPRFVVVGCSLGGVVAFELWRSARRRITGMVLLGTFARYPQGEEYARQVRAQALEIGDMRAFGELRAAKLGLPPQRLHETIEQYGCKTTECFMAATQATWTGDYRDLLSSIDVPTLVAYGEYDTIAPRALAEEIASGIRGSELTCIPAAGHVANADNPEAFNAILNDFVERNLTQELV
- a CDS encoding transketolase, with amino-acid sequence MRTLAREGLRELKLKANDVRQGIIRSLLAAGSGHSAGPLDMSDVFTALYGHLMRHDPENPEWPERDRLLLSCGHIAPVRYSAMANFGYFPLDELTTLRKFGTRLQGHPERVRLPSVETTSGPLGEGLAQGVGMAYGAKLDGKKFRVWVVTSDAEHQCGLHWEAVLTGAKFGLDNLTAIVDRNFIQIDGSTEDVMPLEPLVDKYRAFNWEVLECDGNDMAEFVETAQRATAVVGKPQVIIAHTVPGKGVSFMEGDYTWHGKPPNAQQAERALLELAAQRDEILAHE
- a CDS encoding SDR family oxidoreductase translates to MDFGIRGRTALVAGASAGLGAAVAIALAREGVRVALAARNLERLEGVAAESKRCGAPDARAFALDLQDADSIAAMLDEVHRVFGDPEIVVLNGGGPKPGRFTEMTGADWDAAYRLLLRGMLLVLERVVAPMRERRWGRIVALTSTAVKQPIDALVLSNAFRTALVAALRTLAVEIAGDGVTVNCIATGRIETDRLRSLYGNDESKLLDAGRDVPIGRVATPDEFAPAVAFLCGEPARYITGQTISVDGGLVRGLFG
- the polX gene encoding DNA polymerase/3'-5' exonuclease PolX — its product is MLSNTEVAQKLLEIRTLMEMAGDSFYKYMAYEKAAASVENAPPLRDLVDAGEHFKLPGVGKSIGAAIEQLVRTGTTDQLDALHERFPPSLLEVLGVSGIGTKTAALLFTDYAIASLADLEAAIAGGRLAGVPRLGSKTIENWRRGILAYRGRQRRTPLPAARTIASEAMEYVRAGPPLERLLYAGSLRRCETTVGDIDLVCTSPNAAAVIAHFTTWARAQAVLAEGPTKASIWLPGGLQIDLRVLPDHLYGNLLQHFTGSREHNIKLREHAVRASLRVSENGILNLENGEVVTCTDETGVYAALGMQYIPPELRSGLDEIDLARAGAIPALVELTDLRGDFHMHTVWSDGDDTLEAMIAAAAARGYEYHAISDHSHGRGRLGMDPHKLLEQRAAIEDLGERHGIRTLCASEVDILPDGSLDFGDETLARLDLVIGSVHSATRQSREEMTARLVRACENPYVTIIGHPTGRRFDASPGYEFDCDAVFAAAARTGTALEIDGQAARLDLPAPLARKAKSFGVTLALDSDAHRTRDLAAVEFAIGQARRAGLTKADVLNAQPLEYVRAFVARKRAAA
- the fdhD gene encoding formate dehydrogenase accessory sulfurtransferase FdhD, producing the protein MLALDGETRRRKQDEVAGEEPLELRLVAGATRQTLAVTMRTPGNDFELAAGFLAGEGIVRSRDEIAELTYCVDPGIDPQQRYNIVTAELRTKTTNLDLARFERHFTMNSACGVCGRAQLESLRDLGAQPIEDELQLAARGLYPLPERMRDAQRVFASTGGLHAAALFDEKGDTIAVREDIGRHNAVDKLVGWAFLAARMPLRRSILMVSGRASYEILQKAVMARVPIVASVSAPSSLAVELAREFNVTLVGFLRGERANLYSAPQRIV
- a CDS encoding transketolase family protein — encoded protein: MHLLDYRNGDELKQVPTRNGFGEGLIEAGARDRNILGICADLSESTRFEGFKKAHPQQYIEIGVSEQMLVAMAGGLASVGKVPWIASYAMFNPGRSWEQVRTIMALNETNVKIAGAHAGVSVGPDGATHQAIEDIAIMRVIPHMTVVVPCDAAQTKKATLAVSSRCGPTYLRFGREKSALFTTEETPFEIGKAQTFREGDDVAIVACGILVYNALVAADRLAREDGIECRVVNNHTVKPMDEAAIVEAAHRCGAIVTVEEHQQHAGMGSRVAEILVRRQPTPMEFVGVDDTFGQSGDPGELIEFYGMGVGAIEAAVRRAHGRKKR
- the rpsO gene encoding 30S ribosomal protein S15, with the protein product MPLTKEQKSEIAGKYGRGSNDTGSAEVQIAVLTASINQLTEHLKVHKKDHHSRRGLLLQVGQRRRLLNYLHAKDLERYRTLISQLGLRR
- a CDS encoding type 1 glutamine amidotransferase, with amino-acid sequence MQGVEGKRVAALVGDGFEEIELAEPRRALEEGGAVVTIVGVDERARQRIRGKRGLDDGQSLRADELVGDCTAEDFDALLIPGGTSPDRIRTDAQVQRLVREFDTLKKPMFTIGHGPQVLISAQIVRGRQVTGVHSIADDIRNAGGLYRDQPTVTDSNWVSTRGSDDLVQFNRAMLEKLATATPAQIGS